TGGTCAGGACGTCGTCAATAAGCCCCTGTGCAATGACATTGCCTTCGTCAAGGAGCATCGCATGGGTGAAGCCGTACGGAATCTCTTCCGGGTGGTGCGTAATCATCACCATCGCCGGCGCATCCGGGTCGAGCGCGAGTTCGCCTAAGTAACCGACCAGGTCTTCACGACCGCCCAGGTCGAGCCCAGCGCCCGGCTCGTCGAGAAGCAGCAATTCAGGGTTGACCATCATGGCTCGTGCGATGAGCACGCGCTTTCGCTCTCCCTCACTGAGAGTTCCCCAGGTGCGGTCGGCAAGATGCTCAGCTCCCATGCGCTCGAGAATCTCGGAGAGCTGTTCGAAATCCATCTCTTCATAGGTCTCACGCCAGCGGCCCAAGACGGAGTAACTGGCGGAAATAACAAGGTCCGCGACCTTTTCATCATTGGGTATGCGGTGAGCAATCGACGACGACGTCAAACCGATCATGGTGCGC
The nucleotide sequence above comes from Corynebacterium amycolatum. Encoded proteins:
- a CDS encoding ABC transporter ATP-binding protein, with product MAELEEDFNEDLLIDFRDVHLIRGGRTLVGPVDWQVELDERWVIMGPNGAGKTSLMRIAAAEEFPSSGVAHVMGEQIGRTDMRDLRTMIGLTSSSIAHRIPNDEKVADLVISASYSVLGRWRETYEEMDFEQLSEILERMGAEHLADRTWGTLSEGERKRVLIARAMMVNPELLLLDEPGAGLDLGGREDLVGYLGELALDPDAPAMVMITHHPEEIPYGFTHAMLLDEGNVIAQGLIDDVLTSENLTKAFHQEIVVDRIDDRYFARRARPAGKHRKK